In Candidatus Rokuibacteriota bacterium, the genomic stretch GCCGGCGCCACCAGCGAAGCCGTCAGGAACTCACGTCGTGTCCGCCCGGTCGGTCTGTGCCGGTCCATCACCCAACCCCCGTCTGCTCGTCGTGGTCACCGTGCGCAGCGCGCGCTCCGAGGGTGATCCAACGGAATCCAAGCGAATGAGCCGCCCATTCCTCGTCTGCCGGGCGGTGGGCTACGGTACTGCCAATTGTCCTAAAACCTGGAGGTGCCTTCCTGCCCGTGGCAAATCCCTTCTTCGAGCTCGCCCCCCTCGGCAAGCGAGAAAGCTAACCAGGCACGGAACAGTACGGCGGAAACCCTAACCGACGCGCCATCGGCCATTTGGCGTTGGAGAGGGCCGAACAGGTTTTCGGTGGGCTTGGCTCACCTCGCTGATCGCCAGGACGAGGCACCGGCACCCCGGATGGAATGGGGGGAGATCCGGCGAGTCGTCTTCTACCTCGCGGTGGTTGAGAGGGTCGCACACCGGGCATGGCACACCGTCGCCCTGCCGCACGATCTCTGCCCGGATGCCCCGTCTCGCGTAACGGGCGAGCGCGGTGCGCGTCTGAGCGCGTGTGGTTTCGAGACTCTGGAGCCAGTGAAGGAGGAGGTAGAGCTTGTGCTCCTGGTAGGCATGGCGGATTTCAGGCGACGCTCGAAGGGCCGGGGTTTTCTTGAGCTCGTCCCAGAGCGGTGGGAACTTCCACTGCTCCGCGAAGATAGCCTGCCAGCGGTCGAACTCGGGCCAACCGAAATCTCGGGCTCCCAGCCGCGCCAGCACCGCGGCATGAAGGCCGCCAACCGTTTCGCCACGCGCCGTGATTCCCTTGAGGAGGTCGAGGACAATCTGGCGCTCCTCCAGGGAAAACCCGGTAGTCTGGGCGAGCGCAATGGCCGCATAATGGAGCGTCCCGCTCATCGGGCGCCTCCTAGTCGTAGTCGGCCTGAGATCGCCTGAGGGCCTTCCGTCGCTTCTTTCGGGCCTCGGCCTGCTTGCGCTTCCGCTTCACCGAAGGTTTCTCGTAGTACGCACGCCGCTTCATCTCCTTGAACAGGCCGCCCTTGAGCATCTCCTTCTTGAGGGCCTTCAGAGCGGGCTCGATCTGGTTGTCGAAGACCTCGATCCTCAACGGCCTAGCCCCTCCTCCCGCCGCGGTCTCCCGACGGCCGCCGCGAGCTCTGCGACTTGGCCTCGCTCACGGTCGGGGGGTGCTCCATGAAGGGCTTGCCCTTGAACATCTCGATGGCCTTCTGGGCCGCCTCGGCGGGGGACATCTCGGCGAACCCGAACCCCAGGAGCTGGTTGACTGTGGGGTTGACTCCACGGTCTGGAACGACGGGTGGCCGATGAACACCTTGCTACCATACTCCCTCCTGGAAAGGAGAATGACAAACCCCCAAAGACTCTTTAATGAGTCTCTGGAGGTCTGGCCCACAACCACCAAAACCAATTAAAAAGCACCTAAAGAATAATCCTTTAGGGGA encodes the following:
- a CDS encoding 30S ribosomal protein S21 gives rise to the protein MRIEVFDNQIEPALKALKKEMLKGGLFKEMKRRAYYEKPSVKRKRKQAEARKKRRKALRRSQADYD